From Endozoicomonas sp. 8E, the proteins below share one genomic window:
- a CDS encoding TetR/AcrR family transcriptional regulator, with product MSSKKNYHHGDLRQSLINEATRMIAGSGVEKLSMRGLAEAVGVSRTAAYHHFKDKNELLCAIAEQGFNHWYQELGSRLTEAPDDLEVWFREFSHAYIDFAQNHAEQYDLMFGRPIWKNGQATDELSKISFEAFQRYADFVKKYLPGDGFSQDQDALRVAQVTWGSLHGLSRLLIDGVYLDKASINSMCDVAARLLVQNLGSS from the coding sequence ATGTCATCCAAGAAGAATTACCATCATGGAGACTTACGACAAAGCCTGATTAATGAGGCAACCCGGATGATCGCCGGGTCCGGCGTTGAGAAGCTTTCTATGCGTGGGTTGGCTGAAGCTGTTGGTGTCTCGAGAACCGCGGCCTATCATCATTTCAAAGATAAGAATGAGCTTTTATGCGCCATCGCAGAGCAAGGGTTCAACCATTGGTATCAGGAACTGGGAAGCAGGCTGACAGAAGCCCCTGACGATCTTGAGGTCTGGTTTCGTGAGTTTTCCCACGCTTACATCGATTTTGCCCAGAATCATGCCGAACAGTATGACCTGATGTTTGGTCGGCCTATCTGGAAGAATGGGCAAGCCACTGATGAACTCAGTAAAATCTCATTTGAAGCTTTCCAGCGTTACGCTGACTTTGTCAAAAAATACTTACCGGGTGATGGCTTCAGTCAGGATCAGGATGCCCTGCGGGTAGCCCAGGTCACCTGGGGCAGTTTGCACGGTTTAAGTCGTTTATTAATTGACGGGGTTTATCTGGACAAGGCCTCCATCAATAGCATGTGCGATGTAGCGGCAAGGTTATTGGTACAGAATTTGGGGTCATCATAG
- a CDS encoding NADPH-dependent 2,4-dienoyl-CoA reductase — protein MTTSPHSPEPHKLYPHLLEPLDLGFTQLKNRVLMGSMHTNLEEHPGGYERLAAYFGERAKGGVGLMVTGGIAPNWESGGLPNAAQITTEEEIVGHSLVTRAVHEQGGKICMQILHTGRYAYHPKAIAPSALQAPIAPFPPKELTPDEIDSQIEDFVQCSLNAQKAGYDGVEIMGSEGYFINQFIVAKTNHRDDDWGGRYENRIRLPIEVIRRVREKTGKDFIIIYRLSMLDLVEGGSSWDEIVELGKEIEKAGATIINTGIGWHEARIPTIATMVPRAAFTWVTAKIRKELSVPVITSNRINMPEVAETVLARGDADMVSMARPLLADPEWVKKAEEGRADEINTCIACNQACLDHAFELKLVSCLVNPRACHETELNYLPTDKPKKLAVVGAGPAGLSFATTAAYRGHDVTLFEAADKIGGQFNIAKQVPGKEEFYETLRYFQRQLELTGVDLKLNTRVSASELENSDFDEVIVATGVKPRTPDIEGLDHPKVLTYLDVFKGAKVGKTVAVIGAGGIGFDLSEFITQKGPSHSLDVEAFMKDWGVDMSLSNRGGLAVSGSREEESSREVYLLQRKKTKPGATLGKTTGWIHRTEMVKRGVKMVPSCEYHKVDDSGLHVSIDGEPKVLDVDNVVICAGQLPLRELADTITSKPVHLIGGADVAAELDAKRAINQGARLAAEI, from the coding sequence ATGACCACCTCCCCACACAGCCCTGAGCCCCATAAGCTCTACCCGCACCTGCTGGAACCACTGGATCTGGGCTTCACACAGTTGAAAAACCGGGTATTGATGGGTTCCATGCACACCAACCTGGAGGAACATCCCGGTGGCTACGAGCGGCTGGCCGCTTACTTTGGTGAGCGCGCAAAAGGTGGCGTCGGTCTGATGGTGACCGGCGGCATTGCGCCCAACTGGGAATCCGGCGGCCTGCCCAATGCGGCCCAGATTACAACAGAAGAAGAGATTGTCGGTCACAGCCTGGTCACCCGGGCCGTGCACGAGCAAGGCGGCAAGATCTGTATGCAGATCCTGCACACCGGCCGCTACGCCTACCACCCTAAAGCCATTGCCCCCAGCGCCCTGCAAGCACCGATTGCACCTTTTCCTCCCAAAGAGCTGACACCCGATGAAATTGACAGTCAGATTGAAGACTTTGTGCAATGTAGCCTGAATGCCCAGAAAGCGGGCTATGACGGTGTTGAAATCATGGGTTCGGAAGGTTATTTCATCAACCAGTTTATCGTCGCCAAAACCAACCATCGTGATGATGACTGGGGTGGCCGTTACGAAAACCGCATTCGACTGCCCATTGAAGTTATTCGTCGTGTAAGAGAAAAGACCGGCAAAGACTTTATTATTATTTATCGTCTCTCTATGCTCGACCTGGTTGAAGGCGGCAGCAGCTGGGATGAGATTGTCGAGCTGGGCAAAGAGATCGAAAAAGCGGGTGCGACCATTATCAACACCGGTATTGGCTGGCACGAAGCTCGTATTCCCACCATTGCAACCATGGTCCCCCGTGCTGCTTTCACCTGGGTCACCGCAAAAATCAGAAAAGAGTTAAGCGTTCCTGTTATTACCTCTAACCGTATTAACATGCCAGAAGTGGCTGAAACGGTTCTGGCCAGAGGCGATGCCGACATGGTTTCCATGGCCCGCCCTTTGTTGGCTGACCCAGAGTGGGTTAAAAAAGCTGAAGAGGGGCGTGCTGACGAAATCAACACCTGTATCGCCTGCAATCAGGCCTGTCTGGACCATGCTTTTGAACTGAAACTGGTCAGCTGTCTTGTTAACCCCAGAGCCTGTCATGAGACCGAATTAAACTATCTGCCGACTGACAAACCAAAAAAACTTGCGGTGGTCGGTGCAGGTCCCGCCGGCCTCTCTTTTGCGACAACTGCCGCATACAGAGGCCATGATGTCACCCTGTTCGAAGCCGCTGACAAAATCGGTGGTCAGTTCAATATTGCCAAACAGGTACCGGGTAAGGAAGAGTTCTATGAAACACTTCGCTACTTCCAACGCCAGTTAGAGCTCACCGGCGTAGACCTGAAGCTGAACACCCGGGTTTCTGCCAGTGAGCTGGAAAACAGCGATTTTGATGAAGTCATTGTGGCGACAGGCGTCAAACCACGTACACCCGATATTGAAGGGCTGGATCACCCCAAAGTTCTGACCTATCTGGATGTCTTCAAGGGTGCAAAAGTCGGTAAAACCGTAGCAGTGATCGGTGCTGGCGGAATTGGTTTCGATTTGAGTGAATTTATTACCCAGAAAGGGCCTTCTCACAGTCTGGATGTTGAAGCCTTCATGAAAGATTGGGGGGTTGATATGAGTCTCAGCAACCGGGGTGGTCTGGCTGTTTCTGGCTCCCGGGAAGAAGAAAGTTCACGGGAGGTTTACCTGCTTCAGCGCAAAAAGACGAAGCCGGGAGCCACCCTGGGTAAAACCACCGGATGGATTCACCGAACCGAAATGGTCAAGCGTGGCGTGAAAATGGTGCCCTCCTGCGAATACCACAAGGTAGACGATAGTGGTCTTCATGTCTCCATTGATGG